The DNA region AGGTGAACTTTCAAAAGTGCAGATAACAATGTTTCTTCCTCTTCTAGGGCAATAGCTATGATTTGTCCAAGTTTCTTTAGAAAGTCCTGGAGAGAGTCAAGGTCATGTACCCATAGTTTGTAAAGCAAACCATAGTCCATTAAAAGGAATGGAATAATGACTCTTCTTTTAATTGTTGGTGGTTCATATGTGTCCATGTTTATATGTACCTTTCGGAAAGCATATAGGAGATGACATTAACAtccatatttttttaaagtttcatAGACTTTAGTTCTTTTGTTGTATTTCAAGGTTCTTTTGTTGTATTTCAATTTGggactgcttatatatatataatattcataaataaaatttatgaattttattcgtcaataatttttatcaaataatttttttttaaaatatctaacttattaattaactaaacaaggtttaaaatataaaaaaattcaaacaattaaataaatttaaattaagaatCCAATAATACCTAAaccaattaagtttaaattaaacttaactaaatttaaattaaaataaaataaaattaaataatcatttaaatagttttatttattttaatttctacCTGACTTTGATTAGTTTATCAAACAAATTTACATAATACAAAACTCGACCCTACTCCAATAGAAAATCTTAGGCGCCGAGGACTTTTTACCGGACCTAAAGCTACCTTGGTCTTTCAATGGAGAAACCAAGAAAAGACTCCGGATATGAAAAACAGAGGAGCCTATGAAGGACATGGACACAGTTTGCATCTTCAAGAATATGCCAGTTGCAAACCCGTTTAGGAGATCATGTTCTTGGAGAACAACAATGGACCAAGATATCAGTTATCTGGATTACAAAATATGCACTATCGAAGCACACAATAGGATACTCATGCTCATTACAAAAAGGTGCACACCAAAATGGGAGAATACTACAATGGCATCTTGGAATACATTTTTTTTCATTGCAGCATCTGCATATTTTGGCCATAGAGTAACACTTTAGTACCTAAAGTTTATCAACTCATTTCTCAACTTAATTTTTGGTTTTCCCCCTTTTTTTAGCACAACACTGCGAAAGAATATAAAGacaaatttaataattataattgaTCTAGAATTTCTGGCTTTCACACATCACTATGCTAAATCTGCTCTCTACTTCTGCCCTTGATACTCAAGGTTGTTCCATTGTGACACTTTGTTAGACCATCATTTACTCAATTCTTAATCACACAAGGATCCTATCAGAAGACTGCCTTCTAGACTCACATTGGATAGAGGTCTGCCTTCGTTGTTGATGAGACTTGGTTCTTTTCTTGAATGATCTCCACAGTTACTGAAACTAAAGCATGCCCAGGTGCAAGGTGTGATTTTGTGGCACTGTATGAATGCAGTCGGCAGTATATCGACCTTAGGATTGTGGCACAAAAGTGCCAACATAACCAAATCCAACAATTGCGAAAGTGATTGCTTGAAGATAAAGGTAGATGTAGTAATGGTTCTTCCCGTAGGAAAGATCGTAGCACCCACAGAAGAAGAGGTAGACTCCAGTAAAGAGCTCCATCAGATGTAACCTATTTTTCAGGACAGGAAAAGGAGCATTTCAATCCAATATTATTTCCTTAAAGTTTGCTTCTAAGACTAATGCTTTGAATTTAACAAGGCAAGCATATCCCCTAAATGTAATAGATGAATTGCGAATACCTGTCACCAAGTCTTAGTCTTGGCTTCCTAGCTCCTTTAGATTTTGTCTTCATGATATCCCCTAGCTTCTCAGTGACCACCCACTCGTTGACCCTCCCCCCTGCTTCCAATAGGCCACTTAAGGTTGCTTTTGTTCTATGCAGAGACATGACATTCTCGAAAAGGACCCAGAACATCAGCAAGTGAAAAGACCTACAGTACAACATTGGATCAAAGGGCTTATATGTAAGATTTAGTCAAAGAGAAGATTTATTGTGTTGTCATTTGTTGATTTGGAAGTTTTAACATCAAACATAAGAGTTGAACTGGGAAGACCTTGTCAAAATAGCAAAACTAAACATGAATTGTTTGATCCATCGTTAAGCAAATAAGGATGGCATTGGTAATCAAGCAAATCTAAAGTTAAAGATTGTTTCAAGTTCTCATACCTTGGTGTTCCAACTGAATTCAGCAGTGTAATGACTGAAGGAATGTACACTAAACCCCACTTTGGTATTTGTACTTCAGGAACAAAGACTGTCATCGGGATTACGATGCAGTAAAATATGAAGGTCACAATATGACCTACAATCTTTCTGATGAAGAAAAAACTGTATATAACATATATTTTTGTCCAGATAGTCACTTTCTGTATTTACAGAGAAAAGTTTTCATCAGATGTAAAcattttatgttaaaaaaaaaagtaatatcCTAATGTGACTAACCTTGTTTTTGGATATCTCCATCACCATTTTCCTGAACAAATTTGCAGGGCCACAAGACCATCTGTGTTGCTGATGTCGGAAGGCCTTGAAAGTACTTGGTAGTTCACTTTTGACCTGAACACAGATATAATAAGAAGCATGAAATGAATTCAGAACTCATCAAATTATTTCATCGGGAAAACATTCTTTAGCTGATAAATGGTTTTTCAACATTATTTAATTATATGAACAGTGTAAAACAAGATGATTTGGGGAGAAATAATTCTTCATTCAATATTCTCTTTGTATACAAAATACCCTATATTATAGAGATTGTGACATGATATAAAAGAAACAATGAATATAGTAAGTAATATACCAAATGAAAATAAACATTGCAAGTCTAAAAATATCAAAGGTGGATAAGGAAATAATCAGAGATGAATCAACATTCAATCAGTGCATATTGTTAGCCAATTAATtgttaatctctttcttttagcATCAAAACAAAAGAAGTTATCAGGTGAGCAAATGTTTTGGATTACTGAAGCAGGATCCTATGGCATGTTCATATGTACTTTGGCATAGTGGGAAATCTACATGTCTAAGGTTTCCAGTTTATCCTTGATGCTAGATAGGACGATCCACATGGTCCATAGATGATATATGTGTTGCATGACCAAAATAATAGGATGAATGGTGCGGCTAACAAGATTGTTCAACTTGAGAGATATGGCATTTGTATTTGTGGCTATTGTGATCAACATAGCATGTTACTAGAacttattaatgaaatatgagaATCAAGATGTAAGAGCATAGAGGAATTGGATTGGAGAGATATGAGGAAGTGATCGTCAATGAGTATCTAATTCACGAGGATCTCAACTTTAGTGAGGTGGTGGCCAGGAACAATGATCTAAAGGGTGAAGAAATTGGAAGAGAGGAAAGCTAGAATGAAGAATGATAGGTTACAGTAGAGAAGGGAGGTCGTAACCTCCCCTACTAGCTCTTGAGAGGATTAAACAAAGATCAGTGACTACATATAAAACAAGATAATTTGGAGAGAAATAATCCTCATTCAATCATTATTTTTTTGCATACATAATGTGGGTGGGGATTTTTGGGCAATTTAGCGTAATATAAAAGAAAATACATATACAGTTTGATATAGTAATATATCAAACTGAAATTAATCAGTGGCTCGAATCTGTGGTGCATCGGTATGGTGCTGTTAGTGATTTATGACAGTCTATTTATAAAATAGACTGCCAATATTTTAATTCAATCAATTCGTTAAGAAAAATCGATTTCTAACAATAATCTCTTTCCTTTGACAAAGGATATCTTCACCTATTTTTTTGTTTCAACATGAATGAAACTAGTCAAATCAACATTTAAGGTAGCAACACGGCTGTCTAATTATTAGTTCCATATTCACAGTTTTGTTGAACTAATTTTGAAACTTCTGATTCGACTCATGAATGATTACTAATCTCAATTAGTGTACGTACCTCGAGGTCTTTGAGGAAGATATATTTCCAGCCCTTGAGGCTTGCACGAACAGACAAATCCATGTCCTCCACAGTGGTCCTATCCTTCCAACCTCCAGCCTCATTGATAGCTGAAATCCGCCACACCCCGGCAGTTCCTTGACAAGCATCCATTCATGAGCATAATCGCTTAGCTTATTTCACTGGTTAAATACTTCTGAGGTGCATTTAGAACTAACCATTGAAGCCGAAAAAGGCACAGGTGGAGGATCCCACTTGCTGCTCAACAAAGAAGTGATAGTCCAAGGACATTTCCTGCATCCTTGTCATCATATTTTCGTCCGCATTCACTGCAGTCAATCCATTGCATTCAAGGATGGAAGCAAAAAACAACTTCCAAAAATTATTTAACTGGTTTTTTGGACAAATATGATTCATCATTTGAGCCGACAAGATACCTTGCTTGCGCAGACTAGATAAGATaaataagaaacaaaaaaaattaagaatacaGTAAATTGCAGTGTCGGtggacatgaaaaaaaaaatggatgtGGAGACAATCAGTTAGATGGGATGCAAGTGAGTATAATTGCACATGGGAAAAGCAGCAAGAACAGTGTGGTAAAAGAGATCGGTAGTACCAAAAGTGTGATAAGACTTGTTGGACCTTTTTCTTCTTTAATCTCCCAttaataagtgtttatttattttttttttttcttgactcTCTCACACTTGCAAGTTGCAAACATATGATTATgtgagagaaaacaaaaggaatttATAATCACGAGCTCCTCATGCCAGGCATGTGGTGTGCCAGTACAGGACAGCACTAGGATCTTCTACCTTCCGTCCAAAATAATGTTACTGTAATAAGTGTGATTTATTTGATCAGATCTTAGGGTAAccgtaattttaaatttataaatttaattttatcattgGATCTATTGTGTTACATCATAgtcacatcaaaaataaaaaaccCACTATATTTATAAACCTCTTCCtacaattataaataaaaaaataattttatattgagACCCACTAATTCACATATGATTATTTATCTTTTctatttactatttttatttataatattcatttattttttattatatatatatatatatataaaagtggtCGACAACTACTATTTTAAACTCACATCCAAAATGCAGCCAATTTTGGATGCTGGATTCTTGGATTTACAAAACCTACAATACTATTGGGTTTACAAAACTCAACTTTCAGCATTGCCGCCACCCTTATGTTTCAAATCAGGAACGGTAAGTTTCATGTCCTTAGAGATGATCAGTTGATTACCCGATAATTAGAGGATGAGAGATTTATTACACACTAGGATAAAGGATTAATTTTCGACGGACGTATAATCTCGGGAAAAAAAACTCATCTCACCCCTTAGCTAATTTGACAGTCGGTTATAAATTGACCCTATGATCTACCTTCCTTCACATAACTCACGGACAGACTATAAGTGACGCTTAGGATGaatataatcatcttttactacAAATAAACTGCAAGTTTCATAAAATCTATCTCTATCTCTATTTTGGACAAGTGGGATAATCACAAGTAATTATccaaatatcttttaaaaatttatctcaATATCTCTAATATTGAAAAATATTCAAGTCACAATACACTGGtctaaaatatttaaatcaagTTGTTCTTAATGTTTGAATCAAAATAAATACTCGATAAACCTACTGTATAATTTTTTACAAAGATAAAGTTAATTACATATGTTTCTAATTTAGTCCCTCAAATTATTTCACCAAACAACTTGGTGAAGAAAAGATCAACTATGTttaccttttttaaaaaaaatttaagaaatgtacttataaattaaatgaacatgttttttttaaaaggtaAATTATTTCAGTTCATCAATTTGATAAAATGAAATgttcttattattttttaaaataattcatttttataataataataatactaaaaacAAACACCTATTGAGTTTAATGGGTTTTGTGAAACATAACAAACAAATTCAATGTAGCAAAGTTTATTCCATCAACTTatttcacaaaataatttaataagaTATAATTAATTGATTGTATCTTTCTaataaaatttaatgaaaaatttatttttcaatcaTTCAAATTGTTTCATGAACACTAGAAGATATTTTGACTCCAAAAAATATCATTTGGGTATTTTCCAACATTAGGGATCTTCTTTGGATAAAAGCTCAAGAATCTGAACAAGTGAATGAAAGAATATTAAAATAATAGAAAGTCCAAAATCAGAACATAAGCTTATGTAATCATAACCATTTGGATTATGAGTTTTAGATCATATGACACTGACAGTGATGACGGGAGCTTGACATGGTTAGTATCCATCAACATAAAGTTAAaagaaagaagatgaatagtTTCAATAAACACAGTCAATAATGTGGGACTCATGATCTACTAAAGTTAAATCCTGTGTTTGTACGGTTGTCTATTGCAACTATGTGAAACATAATGACGCATTAATGGTGGTCCTGGACACACTCATGAGTCATCAGCTAGATTTCAGAGGTCCTTAAGCATAAATAACATTGAAACAACGTATACCCTAAACCATCCAATCTATTAATTTCTACAGAAACATGAAAAAGAGACAAACAAAATCTATAATAATCTATATATTGTAAATCTCAGTTCATAAATGTGTTTCGTCTTTATCTAGTTCACTAGCTGTCAccattatatatattttgaagATTTTATTAGTGCCTAGTAATGTCTTTATTTTTGGAAAAGAAAGATAAGTTAAGAAAAGAAAGCATTGGGTGTGTAGTGTACCGAAGGTCCAGCGGCCTTGGACGAGGGCGATCTGAGGGTTGTGGGTGAGGAAGGGGATGGTTCGGAGGAGGAAGTCGGGCTCCGGCTGGAAGTCGGCGTCGAAGATGGTGACATACTCGCAATCCTTCACGTAGTGGTGCTTGAGACCCTGCTTGAGCGCGCCAGCCTTGTACCCCACCCTGTCTTCCCGGATCGCGTATTTGATATTTACTCCCTTGCTCGCCCACTTCCGGCACTCTATCTGAACCAGCTCCTGCCATTTCCGCCACAGAACAATGATTAGTTCAGACTTCAAATCCACTCCAATTGCCAAAGCAGTGATCTTTGTAGGGAACTCCCAAAAttgcacatagcatttagttttcTTCAGGTATTACTGAAGGAGAGTTTTGAAAAAAGTTCTTTGGAGGAATTTGGAGatattttagaaaaatcaaaagaaaattttcaaagaatcGATTTGATCTGCTACCTTGATGGATTCGTCGGTGGAATCGTCGAGCACCTGGATGATGATGCGGTCCGAAGGCCACGAGAGCCCGCAAGCCGCTCCGATCGAGAGCTGGTACACctgaaaattcaaataaatttgaaacgCCCGCGTCAAGGAAAGTAAACAAACGGAGATTTGTTGATGCGATCGACATCGGAGCGGACCTCTTTCTCGTTGTACATTGGGATCTGGATGAGCACCATGGGGTAGGCGGACGTGCCGAGCTCGGCATCGTCGCCCATCGGTTCCCACTTGTATCTCGATTCCGGGCGGCGGCCAAGGAGCCGGACGCCGGTGATCACGATGGCCATGTAGACCTTCTCGACGAAGAGCAGCACCGACAGAGCCAGGCAGAGGTACACCGCCAGCTGCAGCACAGGCACAATCACCGGCGCCTTCACCTGCTGCCACACCAACCCCATCTGCTCCCTCGCTTGGATCGCCCCTGGAAACATCGCCGCCGAGGAAACCCTATCCATTTCCTCCCGGGAGCAGATGTCAAACAAATGTAATCAACAAAGGGACCGGCTAGGGAGCACAAAGACGTTGTTCAGGTGAAAAATTCTCACGCACTCTCTATCACCTGCTCCACACACTAGCAATGAACAACAAAAATGCCTCTTTTCTCCCCCAAACCCACCAAAACCAACAGAGCAAGAAGCAGAGGAAGCCAAGCTCACCAGATCCAGCCAACTACAAcggaaaacgaaaaaaaaaaaaaaaagagcagaAAACCGGTTGCCCAGTCGAACCACCGCCTtgttcctccctctcttcctcctccgggGGCAATGTGAGCTCAGGGATCGGCGGCGGAGGGAAGGAAGAGTGGAGCAGGAGAGGGGAGGAGGGAGTGAAACCCGGGCATGGCCACGAGGGTTCTGAGCATTGCCTTTAAATAAACGAACGCCCCATCGCttaggaaaaaaaacaaattaaattgggttttttattaaaaaaaaaaaggaaaatgagTACTATTTTGGTTTACTTGTTTACTTACGTGACAGTATCAGTAACCAGTAAGAAGTCGTAACCCCAAGTCCCCAACTCTATCGGCTTTTTGCATTTCAGTACTAATTGTTTTCGTTATTAGAGTTAAGTGCTTTATCAAGGGCAGCTCAGATCTAttcttttcatatatatatatatatatatataaagctttTAGGTATTTCAAATTGAATATTTGAGACTTTTTCTAGGTGCTATAATTTACTAAAACTTATaatcaataaatatatattttaattaatcaaCCTATTTAGGGAAATATTTTTATCACTAGGATAAATTCGAAAGTATGAATAGTAATTTACACAATGGCTCAACAATCTCATTGATTCAAACGCTAAACGTAAATTTTTTACACTCCTTGAATTTTGAATTAGGAGTACTTAGGGAGTCCTTAAATATATTTACTATTACGCTATAGCTTAAGGAGCTAATTGATATTGACACTACATACACTCATCCACTCCTACTCGAAGGTGAATCGAACTCATTCATCATCTCGACCTAGTTGACCTTCGTCTACATCTTGCTCTCGCTTCTCTAGTTTGAATATAATTACTATGTATATTATGATATCCTACTCTAACACTTTTCTAAAAGTCGAACAAAATTATAATGAAGATTTAGTTTTTAATACACTTTAACTTTAAAAAGAGTATGATCACTTTAATACTTTTCTAaagtttgaataatttttttttaaaaaaaattacatatttttttttttaaaaaatatactgtCATTTAAACAACATAATTAAAGGTGAATTTTGCTTGAGGAGGAGGTTAGGAATCGGTCCAAAAATCCCCCCAAAATAGAAAGGTTAAAAACCGATAAATTTCAACAGACCGAAGTCAATGATCGGTCAAAATTAGAGAA from Zingiber officinale cultivar Zhangliang chromosome 4B, Zo_v1.1, whole genome shotgun sequence includes:
- the LOC121975993 gene encoding probable glucomannan 4-beta-mannosyltransferase 9, with product MDRVSSAAMFPGAIQAREQMGLVWQQVKAPVIVPVLQLAVYLCLALSVLLFVEKVYMAIVITGVRLLGRRPESRYKWEPMGDDAELGTSAYPMVLIQIPMYNEKEVYQLSIGAACGLSWPSDRIIIQVLDDSTDESIKELVQIECRKWASKGVNIKYAIREDRVGYKAGALKQGLKHHYVKDCEYVTIFDADFQPEPDFLLRTIPFLTHNPQIALVQGRWTFVNADENMMTRMQEMSLDYHFFVEQQVGSSTCAFFGFNGTAGVWRISAINEAGGWKDRTTVEDMDLSVRASLKGWKYIFLKDLEVKSELPSTFKAFRHQQHRWSCGPANLFRKMVMEISKNKKVTIWTKIYVIYSFFFIRKIVGHIVTFIFYCIVIPMTVFVPEVQIPKWGLVYIPSVITLLNSVGTPRSFHLLMFWVLFENVMSLHRTKATLSGLLEAGGRVNEWVVTEKLGDIMKTKSKGARKPRLRLGDRLHLMELFTGVYLFFCGCYDLSYGKNHYYIYLYLQAITFAIVGFGYVGTFVPQS